The genomic region TGGGGAAGGCACGACGGCTGCCTCTCCCCGATGGGGTTACCTCAGTTCTAGCTTAACATTCGTTCTTCCGTGGTCACCAGAAGACTCCTCAGGGTCCCGCGGCAGCGGTCTCCTCGTTTGACGCAGGTTTTGGGCTTTTCTGAGATCCCAGTGTGGTGCCCCTCCCCCACACGCCCCAGACTacagtttctctctttctcagcgTGGGCCAGGCACTGAGTCCAGCACTGAGCAGGGCAGAGCCTGTGGCTTCCTGGGGCTCCCTGCCCTAGGCTGGCACAGTGGGTGTGGGGCGGCCCCAGTGCCTTGGCTGCCCTGATGCTTGCCAGCCGCCAGCTCTAGAGTTGAATGCCCAGGTCCTGATCTCCTTTTTGATCCCAGTTCCTCTTGCCTAGGACCCACCGAAGTGTCCCCTCCTGCCGTGACTTCTAGCCAAGAGGTCATTTCTCCCATGGCCAAGTGATCTCTGATAGATCCTGTAGGTCCACTGTAGTCAGATGGGACAAGCTGAGTCAGAGCCTGGGTCCAGTGCCCAGCGTGCTTGGGGACGGACAAAGATGATGATGATCTTGTCACAGGCCAGTGTCTCAGGCACAGATGCCGAGACAGGTTGAGGTACAGGATGCATATTGGGGGTCAGCATCAGGAAGGCAGCGAGGATGGGAGAGGAGAGGTCGATTCAGGCAGCAGGATCCGCGGAGCTGTGGTTGGCCCAGCAGGGAGCCCTGGAGGAGAACTGGCTGTGCTGGGCCATGTGGGGCCAGGCTGGCCGGGACTTCACGCCACGGCCCGGTGGGTCTCCAGCGTGGGCTGCCCTGGGCAGGTGTGACCTGGCAGCATGGCTCTTTGCAGCCAGAGTGGGTCCCACAGAAACCAGAACGAGGCCATCCGCTGGTACAGTGTTCTCCAGCATGAAGCAAGAATACACTGGGGCCACAGACGCCTGCACTGGCCGCAGCCGCAGCCTTGCATGGACCCACACTTCCACGTCGGAGACGGGCTCCTCCAAGGTCCCGAGGGTCTCTCTTAAGGGGAAACTGCAAGAGGGAGACTTAAGGGGGCCACTATAGCTCATCCTTGCTGCTGGTCTTAGGGCTGCATTCTTCCTTGAGTGTCCCCCCAATTCACTACCACTTCTGCTGGGGTGTGATTTCCTGGTAGTCTGAGTCCTTCTCCAGACGCCACCTTGGTGGAGCTAGTGGCTCTCTGGGTCCCCAGCTGTGGGATAGCAGCCCCGTCTCCTGCCCACCAGGGTCTCCTAGATATGAGGTGCATTTCATGCCCGTGAGGCAGCTGTGGCTCATCGTTCAGCGTGTCAGCTGAGTATGTGCTGCTCTAGTGGCTGGGACGCCTGACCCTGCTGAGCTCAGAGCTGGGAGGATCAGCAGCAGAGACCCCCCAGGAGGGACCAGAAGGGAGGCCTCTGCTCCCACCCTGGTTCCTGTATCCTGCATCCTTGTGCAGAGCAAAACGGCTATCACTGGGAGTTGGCCTCGTCCTGGGGCTGGACCCCAGGCCGGCGTCCACGTGTGGCCTGTGCCAGGACCTCAGCTCCTGGGTTCTTTGCTGTGACACTAGTCTCTCAGGCTGGCTGGCACTTGGCAGTTGGGGAGCTCCCATTGCTGCTGGGGAGAAGCACTCAGACCCACAGTCCCTCTGATTGCTCCGCTGGGATCAGCTGGCCAGCCAGGAGCCACGCTTGGACATTTCCCTCTTCTCCTCGTTGTGGGGTACCACACAATGACCACTGCTGTGACGCCTCCACTGGGGCATGGGGCTCTAGGTCCTGCCTGCACTCGGCCCTGAGGTGCCACTCCCGTCTCACTGCAGCCCTGCTGGGCTGTGTGCCTTGTGCCTGGTAGGTGTGATGGGTGGCTCTGACCACGTGGTCCCATGGTCCAGGACCCGGTTGCACATGAACCTTCTGCCACCCTGTTCAGAAGCCCCGGGGGCCACGTGGGGATTCTCTCACtgggcttgctgcagcctccacagAGCCGCCCCTCCCGCCGCAGAGGTCTCCGCCTCAGGGTCCGCCTGctcctgggtgtcagcagcagacaGTCTCCACGCTGCAGGGTCCCCTGTGGGGCTGGTGGCCTGTgtgtggcacctgcctgtaggcCAGAGAAGTTCCTGGGGGTGTGGGAGGGCCTCGCTGCCTGCAGAACCCTGGAGGACGCCTGGCCTTGGGCTTCTTTCTCCACTGTGAGAAGTGCAGGTGCACAAGCTTGTCTGGCACTGGGATGGGGTTGCCTGGTACTCCCTGCTCGGACACCCTAAGGATTTCGGAGAGTTGGGCAGTGCCTCCTGACTTCTCATGCTCTCAGGGGTATGTGTGTCTTAACACACTGACCACCAGCTTGTCCTACCTGGTCAGCATCCAGTTCCAGGTCTCTGGGACCTCATGCCCAGGCAGGAGAGCTGGCACAGCCTGGAGGCAAAGTGGCAAATGTGAGCTGTTTGCTCCACGTGGACGCGGAGTTTCCTGTATTCTTTTCTGATTCCGACAGAGGTGCACTCATCTGGTCCGGGGCTCGGCACTCATACCTGAGGCTGCAGGGTCTGTGCCCTGTGTTGCCTAGCAGTGTCGCCAGCGAGCCCAGGACTGACCAGCCCAGCCTGCAAAAGTCTTGAGTTCAGTGACTCTGGCCCTGTCCTGGCAGGGAGGGCTCGCCTCGTAGATGGCGCTGGTCAGTGTTGTCATCCGCATGGCCACAATCCCTCCCCGCACGAGGTGCTGGCACGGAGCCCCACAGGTGCACTCCCTCGACAGGCCAGGCTGTGGTTTGTGTTCCTCCAGCCCCAAAccctatcttttttttgagatagggtctctcattctcactcaggctggagcacagtggcatgatcagagctcactacagcctcaacctcccaggctcaagccattctcccacctcagcctcccaagtagctaggactataggcgcacatTACTATAAgcttttgtagagacgaagtctcactacattgcccaggttggccgtgaactgagctcaggtgatcctcctccttctgccccccaaagtgttgggataattgtgagctaccatgcctggcccaatccCTGTCTTTCACCTTTTTCTCTGGCCACCATCAGGCCAAAGGTTGCAGGCAGGTTCTTAGGAACAGTGCCTGGGGGCACCTCCACCAGATTTCCCCACAACCCCGGAATGCATCCCAGAAGGGTCTTGCAAGCGGGAGCTGCTCTTTTGCCCATTCCTCATGTGAGCCCCCCACAGTGGCCATGACACAGGCCTGGCCCTTGGCAGGGTGGGGACTGAGCCCCAACTCCTGCTTCCCCCTAGTATTATGCAGAGTGTCACGGCGTCATCTACGTCATTGACTCCACCGACGAGGAGAGGCTGGCCGAGTCCAAGCAGGCGTTCGGTGAGTGCGGCCTGGCTGCTCTGGGAGGGGTGGATGGTGAGTGGGGGCAGGTCCAGCTTGGGCAGCTCTGTACCTGGGGCTGGCTCAGTGTCTGGTCAGAAGCGCTCCTGCCTCATGGGCAATGGggggcagagggagcagctgTCGGCGTCCACGGCTGTGGGCCCCAGGGCAGTCAGAGGCAGGATGCTGGGTGTGAGGTGCtgcctctcctgccctccccagaGAAGGTGGTGACCAGCGAGGCGCTGTGCGGTGTCCCTGTCTTGGTGCTGGCCAACAAGCAGGATGTGGAGGTGAGCCCCACCCCGTCTGCTGCAGCAGCTTCCCAAGTCCCCAGACTCCCCCACAGCAAGGGGAGCAGTGTGTGCACCCAGAcaccccaggcccaggcccagtgACTGCCCAGGGGCACAGAGCCATTCTCAAGGCCCGCCCTGCCCCCGGCAGCTTCCCAAGCCTGGTTCCTCTCCGGACCTGCTGCTGCCAGCCCTGGAGGTTCTCCCACCTCGGGGCAGGCGCCCAGTAGGCCTCTTCCTGCCATGCAGGGCACCTCTCCCCTGAAGGCGGCCGTGTCTCAGGAGCGTACGACTGAGCTGTGGGGAGACCCAGATGAAACTCAGAGCTCAAAAAGTGATGCTGGGGCCCTGGTGGGAGTCAGCTCTGACCCTAACTTGTTCCTGCTACGCTTGGAGGGGGCATCTGTGccagccccacccccagggcAGCCCCTCAAGACCCCTTTGAGGTGCTGCTGTCCCCTGGAGCACTGGCCACACTGAATTCTTGCTGTCCTCTTGGAGTGGCTTCCACAGAAGCAGTGCAGCGTCCAGAGGGCCAGGGTGAATCTTTACTGCCCGCCTTCTCTGGGGCAGCTCTGTTGCCCCCAGCCTGTAGGGCTGGCCTCCCCCACAATCTCAGCCGACAAGAGGGCCACCTGGTGTGGGGCAGGGGTCTCCCctcagaggaaaggggagggctGCTCTTTTGAGGACTGGGCAGGTGGTTGTGAGCAGAAGTGACCATGATTGCAGACTGCCCCCATCACCGACGCAGGGCTCCCCCCCACATCATCCCTGGCCATGTGGGCCCAACGCAGGGCTCCCACCCCTCCATTATTCCCAGCTGTATGGGCCCCTGGGACCTGCCTCCACCACTGCCCAGGAGGCGTCAACCCTCGGTGCCCCACCTCGGGCCTCATGGTGTCCCCCAGGAAGGGGATGGGGGTGGATTCCTTGCAGCTGTGTGGACGTCTAACGTCTGTCCCAGGCACTACCAGCCACGTTCAGCCTCGGGGTGAGCGCAGGGTCCTCACCGCTGTGGCCTCTGGGAGACACTAGGACCCTCGTGGAGCTCTGCCTGTTTTTCTGGGGTGAAGGGCATATGCCCTTCTGAGAGTCCCAGGCCCACAGGCAGGACAGGGCCAGACGTGGGGGCTGCTCCTCATGGCCTTGCCTCCCCCAGACGTGCCTCTCAATCCCTGACATCAAGACGGCCTTCAGCGACTGCACCGGCAAGATCGGCAGGCGGGATTGCCTGACCCAGGCCTGCTCGGCCCTCACGGGGTGAGTGGAGCTGCACCTGCAGGGGCTTTGGGGACCAAGGCCAGCCCCCTCACACCCCCTGTCTTCACAGCAAAGGGGTGCGCGAGGGCATCGAGTGGATGGTGAAGTGTGTCGTGCGGAACGTGCACCGGCCGCCGCGGCAGAGGGACATCACGTAGGCGCGGCCGCGCTGCCGTCGGGACGGCTGGTGCCCGGTGCTGGAGGAGTGGCCTGTTGGCTGCTCGTCTGGGGGGTGGGTTTGCTTTGCTTTGGGGTTCTtccatttcctttgttttctcgAAGACAAACTTTCCTCTACGTCTGGAAAAGTGTAGGCCTCGGAGGTTTTGGAGGGGAGTCTGGCCGCCCGGCTAGCGCCCTCTGGCGGCAGCCTTTCCATGGGGCGCTGCGGTGGCCTTTCTGGGCCCTTTCGGGGGGGTCTGAGGGAGACCTGGTTGGGAATTGGGGCTCCAGTGCTCAGGCTGGCTTGGACTGCCTGGGGACAGCCctgtggggcctttgggagattcCGTGGCTGCATGTCCACCCCATCGAGAAGGAGGCCAGTCAGCCATGGCTGCCCTCTGGCTTGTGCCCCATGACCCTGGAGGTGGTCTGGGGCTGATCTTGCCTTGAGGAAGACCCAGGCCATGTCCCCAAAGGCCAGCGGGGGCCC from Macaca thibetana thibetana isolate TM-01 chromosome 10, ASM2454274v1, whole genome shotgun sequence harbors:
- the ARFRP1 gene encoding ADP-ribosylation factor-related protein 1 isoform X1 translates to MYTLLSGLYKYMFQKDEYCILILGLDNAGKTTFLEQSKTRFNKNYKGMSLSKITTTVGLNIGTVDVGKARLMFWDLGGQEELQSLWDKYYAECHGVIYVIDSTDEERLAESKQAFEKVVTSEALCGVPVLVLANKQDVETCLSIPDIKTAFSDCTGKIGRRDCLTQACSALTGKGVREGIEWMVKCVVRNVHRPPRQRDIT
- the ARFRP1 gene encoding ADP-ribosylation factor-related protein 1 isoform X3; its protein translation is MRWGARPEGRPRAGGGTQGRMYTLLSGLYKYMFQKDEYCILILGLDNAGKTTFLEQSKTRFNKNYKGMSLSKITTTVGLNIGTVDVGKARLMFWDLGGQEELQSLWDKYYAECHGVIYVIDSTDEERLAESKQAFEKVVTSEALCGVPVLVLANKQDVETCLSIPDIKTAFSDCTGKIGRRDCLTQACSALTGKGVREGIEWMVKCVVRNVHRPPRQRDIT